In the Azospirillum humicireducens genome, GGTCACTCAGGCGATCTGGCTCTGTTCGGGCTCGTCGGGATGGCAAGGTTTGCAGCCGGTGGGCCAGGGCTCGCCCAGATCCTCCACCACCATGCGCCAGGACGGCGCATCCAGGCGAACGCAGCCGCCGCCGGCGAATTGCAGGGCGACGCCGCCCTCCACCGTCTCCATCGACAGCAGTTCCAGCATCCGGCCGCGGTCCTTCAGGTCGAATCCGCGCAGCTTGGCCCCGGTCACCCCCTCCACCCGCAAGCCGCAATGGACCCGCTCGTAGGGAGCCAGATCGTCGTCGTCGGCGGTGGGGCCGGGCCGGGGCCGGTCGGCGGACTCCCAGCGGAAGCGGTTGACGACCATGACGAACCGCTTCTCGTCGGGCTGGAAGCACATGTCGCCAATCGGCAGGATGGCGTCCTGAAGGCAGGCGGAGACGACCTTCAGGTCTTCCTCATCCTCGGCACGCAGGCGGATCGGGGTGATGGCCGTCATAATCGGGGGCACCTCTCGGGAAAGGCCAACCTCAAGGGGAAGGCGGGAGGGGCACCCCCGCCGCTTACTCGTCGCCGCCGTGGATGCGCTCGATCTCCGCACCGCAGGCCGCCAGCTTCTCCTCCACCCGCTCATAGCCGCGGTCGAGGTGATAGACGCGGTTGACCATCGTCTCCCCCTCCGCCGCCAGCCCGGCGAGCACCAGCGACACCGAAGCGCGCAGGTCCGTCGCCATCACGGGCGCACCGGTCAGGCGCTCCACACCGCGCACCAGGGCCGACGAGCCGTGGACCGTGATCCGCGCGCCCATGCGCGTCAGTTCCGGTGCGTGCATGAAGCGGTTCTCGAAGATCGTCTCCGTGATCATCGCCGCCCCCTTCGCCGTGCACATCAGGGCCATCATCTGGGCCTGAAGGTCGGTGGGAAAACCGGGGAACGGCTCGGTCATCACATCGACGCCGTGCAGTTCGCCGTTGGCGCGCGAAACGCGGATCCCGTTCTCGATCTCCTCGAAGGCGACGCCGGCCGGAGCCAGCGCCTTGACCGCTGCTTTGATCAAATCGAGACGGGTGTTCATGATGTCAAGACGGCCACCGGTGATCGCCGCGGCGATGGCGTAGGTGCCGGTCTCGATGCGGTCGGCCACCACCATGTGGCGGGCGGCATGCAACCGGTCCACACCCTCGATCACCAGCCGGTCGCTGCCGATGCCGGTGATCCTCGCCCCCATCTTGACCAGGCATTCGGCGAGGTCGGTGACCTCCGGCTCGCGCGCGGCGTTGACCAGGATGGTGGTGCCCTTGGCCAGCGTGGCGGCCATCAGCAGATTCTCGGTCGCGCCGACCGACACCTTGGGGAAGACGTATTCCGCACCGCGCAGGCCGCCGGCCGGGGCCTTGGCGACGATGTATCCCGCCTCGATCCGGATGTCGGCGCCCATCGCCTCCAGACCCTTGATGTGCAGGTCCACCGGACGCGCGCCGATGGCGCAGCCGCCGGGCAGCGACACCTTGGCCTCGCCGCAGCGGGCCAGCAGCGGTCCCAGCACCAGCACGCTGGCGCGCATCTTGCGGACCAGATCGTAGGGGGCGGTGGTGTTGGTGATGTCGCGCGCGGTGAAGTCCACGGCGCGGCCGGCGCAGTCACCGCCGGCACCGGCCATGTGGATCGCCACGCCGTGCTGCAGCAGCAGATTGCACAGCGTGTTGATGTCGGCCAGGATCGGCAGGTTGGTCAGCGTCAGCGTCTCGTCGGTGAGCAGCGACGCCGTCATCAGCGGCAGGGCGGCGTTCTTGGCGCCACCAACGGTGATGGAGCCGTTCAGCGGGCGGCCGCCGCGGATGCGGATCTTGTCCATGGACCTGTTTCTTTCGCGGATACGCTCTAACGAGCGATCGGAGTTAGGAGTGCTCAGAGCCGGGGCAGCGTGACGCCCTTCTGCCCCATGTATTTGCCGGACTTGTCGGCGTAGGACACCTCGCAGACGCTGTCGCCCTTCAGGAACAGGAACTGGCACAGTCCCTCGTTCGCATAGACCTTGGCGGGCAGCGGGGTGGTGTTGGAGATTTCCAGAGTGACGTGGCCTTCCCACTCCGGCTCCAGCGGGGTGACGTTCACGATCAGCCCGCAGCGGGCATAGGTGCTCTTGCCCAGGCAGATGACCAGAACGTCGCGCGGGATGCGGAAATACTCAACCGTACGGGCCAGCGCGAAACTGTTCGGCGGAATGATGCAGACGTCGGTCTTGCGGTCGACAAAGCTCGAATCGTCGAAACGCTTCGGGTCGACGATGGCATTGTCGACGTTGGTGAAGATCTTGAATTCGTCGGCGACCCGGGCGTCGTAGCCGTAGGACGACACGCCGTAGGAAATCACGCCTTCGCGCTTCTGGGTCTCGACGAAGGGCTCGATCATGCCCTTGGTCTCGGCCATCTCGCGGATCCAGCTGTCCGGCATGATGCCCATCGCGGGGGTACTCCTTGGCGTATCGTTTGGATGGAGGGGTCGTGAAGGCTGGTTTGTAGCCGAGCACGCGGCGGCGCTCAAGGAAAGCGAGGCCGCTTGGCGCGCATGGACGGTTCTTTATCACGGCGCTGGTCTTGCGCGCGGCGGCGTCTAAGCTCCCAACCATGATCAGAAACTTCACCCTGTCCGTGACGGACACCCCCGCCCCGGCCGATCTGGCCGGAGTCTTCGACGGCCTGCGCGCCTACAACGAGGCGTCGCTCGGCCGCGCCTATGATCGCCGCGACCTCGTGGTGGTCGCCCGCGACGCGGACGGCACGCTGAAGGGCGGGCTGGTCGGCTACACCAACTGGGACTGGCTGTATGTCGACCTGCTGTGGGTGGATGACTCCACGCGCGGCAGCGGTCTCGGCGGTCGGTTGATGGCTGCGGCGGAGACGGAGGCGAAAGTCCGCGGCTGCCGCTGGTCGCGGCTTTACACCTACGACTTCCAGGCGCCGGGCTTCTATCCGAAGCAGGGTTATCAGGTGTGGGCGGAGATGGAGGGCTATCCGCCGGGGCACAGGCAGATCTGGTTCAGGAAGGATCTGGCTTAGCAGGCATATCTAGCAGCGCTACCCTCCCGCCTAACCTCCCGCGCCCAGCGGGGAAGGTTGGGCGGGGGGCACGGACGCCTTGCGCCCCGCTCACTCTCCCCGCTGCCGGGCCTGTTCCTTGCGCTTGCGCAGGTTCTCGCGCAGGCGGGCGGCGAGGCGTTCGTCGCGCCCCTTTGCCGCCGGCTTCGGCTTCACCGAGGCCGGCGGTTCCTTCATCGTCTCGGCGGTGTCGTCCATCGGAGCGGCTCCGCAGCCGGCCTCAATGGCCAGCCTCAGTGGTTGGACTGGTGCAGGATCTGGTCGCGCAGGCCGGTGTCGTACCCGACGCCGGTCGCGGTCAGGATCGCGGCGCCAGGGGTGCGCTTCACGATGCCCTTGCGCTCCAGGATGGTCCAGACCGCATCGTTCTGCAGGCCGGTGGCGTCCTTGGCGGCGACGACGGAATGGCCGAGATGGAAATGGTTGCCGTGGGCATGCGGCAGGGCGGTGATCTGGAAGCCACCCTCCTCGTCCTCGGCCGGCTTGTTCTCCAGTCGGGCGAGCTCCTGCAGCAAGGTCAGGGTGCGCAGCTGCAGCGGGTTCAGGTTCAGCGGATTCTTCTTCGGGGGCATCGATTGTCCCATCGGTCCTGATGTGTCGCGGTCGCGCAGTAGACCGGTAGGGCGGATCGGCTGTCAAGCATGCGAACCGCTCGGCGGACCGACATGGATGCAGGCTGGCGCCCCGGTCGCCGCTGGGGCATAAGTCCGTCGGACCATCGTCATAAGGACCTTGAGACCATGACCATCCTCGTCACCGGTGCCGCCGGCTTCATCGGATCGCATGTCGCCGCGGCTCTGCTGGACCGCGGGGAAAGCGTGCTGGGCCTCGACAACATGAGCGACTATTATGCGGTCGCCTTGAAGGAGGCGCGGCTGGCCGGGCTGACCGGCCGGCCCGGCTTCCGCTTCATCAAGGCCGACATC is a window encoding:
- a CDS encoding GNAT family N-acetyltransferase; protein product: MIRNFTLSVTDTPAPADLAGVFDGLRAYNEASLGRAYDRRDLVVVARDADGTLKGGLVGYTNWDWLYVDLLWVDDSTRGSGLGGRLMAAAETEAKVRGCRWSRLYTYDFQAPGFYPKQGYQVWAEMEGYPPGHRQIWFRKDLA
- a CDS encoding DUF2948 family protein; the protein is MTAITPIRLRAEDEEDLKVVSACLQDAILPIGDMCFQPDEKRFVMVVNRFRWESADRPRPGPTADDDDLAPYERVHCGLRVEGVTGAKLRGFDLKDRGRMLELLSMETVEGGVALQFAGGGCVRLDAPSWRMVVEDLGEPWPTGCKPCHPDEPEQSQIA
- the murA gene encoding UDP-N-acetylglucosamine 1-carboxyvinyltransferase, whose product is MDKIRIRGGRPLNGSITVGGAKNAALPLMTASLLTDETLTLTNLPILADINTLCNLLLQHGVAIHMAGAGGDCAGRAVDFTARDITNTTAPYDLVRKMRASVLVLGPLLARCGEAKVSLPGGCAIGARPVDLHIKGLEAMGADIRIEAGYIVAKAPAGGLRGAEYVFPKVSVGATENLLMAATLAKGTTILVNAAREPEVTDLAECLVKMGARITGIGSDRLVIEGVDRLHAARHMVVADRIETGTYAIAAAITGGRLDIMNTRLDLIKAAVKALAPAGVAFEEIENGIRVSRANGELHGVDVMTEPFPGFPTDLQAQMMALMCTAKGAAMITETIFENRFMHAPELTRMGARITVHGSSALVRGVERLTGAPVMATDLRASVSLVLAGLAAEGETMVNRVYHLDRGYERVEEKLAACGAEIERIHGGDE
- the dcd gene encoding dCTP deaminase, yielding MGIMPDSWIREMAETKGMIEPFVETQKREGVISYGVSSYGYDARVADEFKIFTNVDNAIVDPKRFDDSSFVDRKTDVCIIPPNSFALARTVEYFRIPRDVLVICLGKSTYARCGLIVNVTPLEPEWEGHVTLEISNTTPLPAKVYANEGLCQFLFLKGDSVCEVSYADKSGKYMGQKGVTLPRL